tctagtagagtctttcttataggtgtgtcgtgcaccacacttataatcaggaggctataggacattaggaattatttcacttctttcataatctgagttcgtgcgatagagtttaactctataaaagcttcctttctaattcgtgagtttaactctataaaagcttcctTTCTAACTCTATAGAGTTTCGAGAGGTTCATTCAATTGGcgcctccaaggtttgatggtaaagccggagagaaagcctatgGATTTTTGACTTGCTTGCcaagacaggttgttcaacctaggcattttagaggcacatggagttgcTTACACTTTATATCAATTTGCGAGAGTGGCCAAAGAATGGTAGAGGTCAGTTCTTGCTCGTAGACCTATtagttctcctatgatgagttgggaacagtttactgaggtgttccttgagagatttgtgccttatagTCTTCGTGATCAGCGTAGGGATGAGTTCGACAGACTGGAGCAGGGCTCCCTATCTGTATCTAAGTACGAGACTcgcttccatgagttatctcattatgctatatcgagtattcccaccgagttcgagcggattcgcaaactagtgaagggattcACCGGTTATCTCCAGGAGGCTACAGCCTCTCTTGTACTGTCTAGGGGTACGttttagagtattattgatcatgccaggatgatagagagtatccgacgtgctagacagggcggggccaagaggttcTGGCGGCAAGGTCAATTCAGCGATCATTTCTCCAAGGGTAAAGAATATTCAAGTTCAGGAACCAatggttatcagggcagaccAGTCCAGGCAGCTATTTAGGGTTCTTCGAGCTCCGGAGGTTGTTTTGACACTTCTAGTTATTCCTTACGGAGTTCAAGTCCTCGAGattgttatgtgtgtgatgagtttgggcataaggcccaagattgccctAAATGTGCTCCTTCTAATGGATGGCCTGGGGCACCAGTTGTTCGTTCTATAGATGCTCCAACCGTTCGAGGTTCTTcgcagaatactagaggtggcacccatggtgctaggggtagagtacgaggtggtgctcgtggtggttcgcaggctaaaggtgaccgtcagttatgctatgctataccgggtagatatgaggcagaagcctctgatgtagttattacaggtagtgttccagtttgccatcgttctgcttcagtattatttgacccagggtctacctattcttatgtgtcaacttatttcgatgtgggtattgattatgtgagtgagtcccttattgtgcctattactatgtctaccccaataggtgaatctttagtagtggatcgggtatacaagggatgtttggtgatattttcgggtagagagacccgtgcagacttaattttattagacatgcttaaTTTTaatgtgatactgggtatggattggttatctccttatcatgctatattagattgttatgcaaagatcgtgaccttagcttatcccggtttacctagcGTGGTATGGAAaggtaatccgagttcatatcctaagggggtgatatcttatattcgtgcttgtagcttgatggataagggttgtttgtcttatttggctcatgtatgtgatctcaccacggagtcatctcatatagagactacgagggtggtgagagagtttatggatgtattttctatagacttgccgggagttcctcctgaccgtgatatcgattttatgattgatttggagcatgacactaaacccatctctatttctccttatcggatagctccggcagaattgaaagagttgaaagaacaattagaagatttattgaagaaagggtttattagacctagtgtatcaccgtggggtgcaccagttttatttgtgaagaagaaaaatggtactatgaggatatgtattgactatcgacagttgaacaaagtcactatcaagaaaaagtatcctctccctcgcattgatgatttatttgaccagcttcaaggtgcatcggtgttctcaaagattgatttgaggtcgggttaccattagttgagagttcgggaatatgatatcccaaagactgtATTCaagactcgttatgggcattatgagtttgtggttatgtccttcgggttgactaatgccccggctgcttttatggagttgatgaactgggtatttcgaccttatttggactcgtttgtgatcgtttttattgatgacatcttggtttattccaagaatgaggcggatcatgttaggcacctgaggacagtccttcagagattgagagaggagaagttgtatgcaaaattctccaaatgtgagttttggcttgagtctatgacattcttgggtcatatagtgaccaaggatggtattatggttgatccagccaaagttacagcggttcgtgattgggttaggcctacttcggttaccgagattcggagttttattgggttggcaggctactatcgaCGGTTTGTTCAAgaattctcttctattgcagtcccattgactaggctaactcaaaagactgtGGCATtttagtggactgatgagtgtgaggcaagctttcaaaagctcaaggaattattatcttcagcacctattctagccttacccgaggagggcgtggcatttattgtgttttgtgatgcttcgggagtcggcttgggtggtgtattgatgcaaaaaggtagagttatagcttatgcttctcgacagttgaaggtacatgagaagaactatcctacccacaaattagaattagcagcggtggtgtttgttctgaagttgtagaggcattatctctatggagtgcattgcgaggtctatactgaccatcgtagccttaagtatgtcttttctcagccgaatctgaacatgcggcagcgtaggtggttagagttattgaaagactatgacattatcatactttatcatccaggcaaagctaatgtggtagcggatgccctgagtcgtaaagcatctagcatgggtagtttggcctttcttaaggctgtggagaggcctttggcgttggaggttcagtcattggctagacagttggtccgacttgatatttctacacatcatggtattttggcctttgtggaggctaggtctactttgatggaccagattcgtacacaccagtttgaagatgaaaagttgagggccattcgagacaaagtgttgagtggtgaagaaaaatcagcctctcttaatccggaaggagttttgaggattaatggtcgcatttgtgtgcccaaggttagtgaatgggtacgtatgatattagaggaggctcattgttccaagtattcgattcacccgagagtggcaaagatgtttcatgacttgaaacaacactattggtggtgtggcatgaagagagacattattgattttgtggctaagtgtctaaattgccaacaagtgaagtatgagcatcagaaaccgggtggtcctatgcaaaggatgcccattcctgagtggaaatgggagagtatcactatggacttcatgtctggattacccatggcattgggtaagtatgactctgtctgggtgattgtggatcgattgaccaaatcagcccatttccttccggtgaagactagctacaatgcggatcagttagctaggatctatcttcgtgagattgttaggcttcatggggtgcctatctctattgtatcggattgGGGTTCaatgttcacctctcacttttggaaggcattacagcgtggtttgggtacgcggctagagatgagttcagcattttaTCCCCAAACcaatggtcagtccgagcggactattcaggtgttggaggatatgcttagggcctgtgtgattgattttggtgcccgatgggaccaacacttgcccttagcagagtttgcctataataacagttatcactccagcattcaaatggcaccatttgaggcattatatggtcgtaggtgtcgatcacccattggatggtttggttctgttgcggttgatgcattggatactgacttacttagggatgctatggagcgggtacgtttgatttagggtcgactattgacagctcagagtcgtcagaagagttatgctgataggagggttcgtcccttagagtttatggtgggtgattgtgtgtggcttaaaatatcgcccatgaagggtgtaatgaggttcggaaagaagggcaagcttagcccaaggtttgttggcccgtttgaaatcctgaggagagtaggtggagtggcgtataagttggccttaccccctaaattgtcagctgtccatccggtgtttcatgtttccatgcttcgcaagtacataccggatgagtctcatgtgatttcttatgatgcggtagagttgagtccggatttgacttatgaggaggagccgacagttattctagataggcggcttcgtagactcaagaccaaggaggtcgcttgggtcaaggtgcagtggcagcatcgaCCTGCTGAGGAGGcaacttgggagttagagtctgatatgcaggctcggtaccctcagctttttgagaacccaggtactttattttatcttatgttcgaggacgaacatcctttttagtggtggatattgtaatgaccttgagggtgattttcaaaaatttgtacaaaacacgcgtgaatagtaacacgcgtgaacagtaactttttgggcagaaaatgcccctttcttcccatttcaatatttttcatcatttgtttgagttcttgaactacttgaggtgatttgagaagaaatttttgaggcaaagtgttgggtaagtgatttttgacctaaaaccttcctttttcattaagtttttgacgattttaactcttaaattttagtttcaaacaccaaaaatctttgtttcttccctaatccgaatttaaggaaaattgtgatttccaactcattttgagctctatttttatggtttttttcaaccatgagttccttattaccaatagaatagGATTGTTCAATACatttacagatttgacccttttcaaaaatagttaatttttggaccattttacccccggttccgaaacctatcaatatggatgtcattggactccttgtgacgtgtatgtttcattgttgatagtgagtTGTCATTCCGatcgctgaattcgagagttgcttgtctggtggaggtattcgagtgcggtttcggcaattgaggtaggtttggctatctttctttgaaattgcgatggggtaattagtcattcatatgttatagactttgggatggggttgtagtatgagttgagaatattatatatattgtgatgtctatgtggaggcttatttattaatgtgttgccgtgacggggtttatttgtattacatagcccgtatgggggccttatttgttatcttatttgctttgagagcatgtgaattatgatttgcctaagagagagacttgagtatattatttgacttgtgatgctgcctgagagattgagttgggggttttgagcatacttgagtattgaaatattgttgagaaaggggtgaatatttaaatgaaagtgtgttcttcccgttactatttattgagggtgaatatcatgtgtaggttaagttttgagaactttgaaccttataccacatgtgagttgattattacttccatgcatatgtgttttgatgcattcatcctcattcatcatatcatgaaacatgggaagttgagaaatatggaaattcattttgagaaagaaaatgaaacacctttaaacctttgtatcttgagtccctgaccgaggcagttttccggcagggtagtggatgcattgtgatcccaacctttatatcttaagtccctgaccgaggcagttttctggcagggtagtggatgcattgtgatcctaacttttgtatcttgagtccctgactgaggtagttttccggcagggtagtggatgcattgtgatccattgaccacgaggaggtaacaaggataatgagatattgtgattgaggtatatggtctgcgagacccccatgggtcctgcttggtagcacagctcggcaggtgtatacgacaggctgtgcgacagtcttgattccaccgtaccaccacattattgcatcatcatattgcattgcattgacatttgtgctgcttaaattatttgattaattgtgattatgaattgttattatgggtttactttactcgtgccactatatatataaactggcggcactgatgccgaagtgggacttttctgtatgcaggtggaagcgttccttagtttatttcataggtttgattaatttcttatactcagtcagctaaaacctactgagtacatgtgaattgtactcacccctacttctgtgtccctttttgatgcagatactagttggggtaccccacgtggcagttaatattctagcggattgtgtattctcagattagtggtgaggtcctagaattcggatcgtcactagtctatctttatttttcagtcttttgtatcattcagagacttatgttgtatcttcagattcgaaccttgtattagatgctctttatacttatgacaccaggttttgagataatttcttcattgttttttctttctttttatttaaatcgtggcatcactttcccctttgggagtcttgtatgagttttatttttaggattaCACATGAGATTggattttgagatgtgtgccatcatgacctcagtttttgggtcgtgacacatccACCCAGATATTGACATGCCGGTAGGATACAAGCCCCCAAAGTTTGACATATTTGATGGAAAGAGCGATCCTCATGCACATCTGAGGGCATACTGTGACAAGTTAGTCGGTGTAGGGATAAATGAGAAGCTGAGAATGAAGTTGTTCATTAGAAGTCTATCAGGAGAAGCGTTAACTTGGTATACACGCCAGGATCCTCACAAATGGTATAACTGGCAGAAAATGGCTGAGGATTTCATGAATCGCTTCAGATTTAATACTGAAATCACTACGGACAGGTTCTCATTAGCCAACATACAAAAGAAACCATCGGAGGACTTCCAAGAGTATGCACGACGTTGGAGAACCGAGGCTGCAAGGGTTCAACCACCGCTCGATGAGAGTGAGctctcaaaatactttattcgAGCCCAAGAAGGTATCTACTTTGACAAGATGATGTCAATGATGGGCCAAAAGTTTGCAGAATTGGTCAAAATGGGAGATTTTATAGAGGAAGGCATCAAATCGGGTAAAATTCAATCCATGGCTGCATTGTAAGCTGCAAGTAAGGCCATACAATCAGGATCCATTGGTGGcatcaagaagaaaaaggaggatGTTTCAGTCGTCAATTACCAACATGAAGGACAATCCCACCAATACCCCACCAATCCCCAAATTGTTGCATATACTCTATACACCTCGTACCCGGTATATAATACCCGACCACACTATAATCCACCTCGAGCACCAACATACCAAAGTCCAACAAGACCACATGTCCCACTCCAAGCACCAACCCACCAAAACAGACCAGCATATGTGCCAAGACCACGTCCAAATCTCGAAGCCAGAAATACTCGCACCTACACACCCATTGCAGAACCTTATGCTCAATTGTTTGAAAGGTTGAGGATAGTAGGAGTACTACAACCAGTTGAGGGAAAACTCCCCGACCCAATCCCTTACAATTTTGATGGAAACAAGCGATGCGCTTACCACTCGGGAATCCAAGGGCATGACACAGAAGATTGTTATGGCTTGAAAAACCAGGTTGAGACGTTGATCAGAAGAGGAATAATAAAATGCACTCCAACACCTCCGAATGTGAACAACAACCCTTTGCCAAATCATGAGAATCGAGAAGTCAGCATGATTTCTCTAGAAGAAGAGTACAACTTGGGAGAAACCATCGTGCCTGTCTGGAACGCCGAAGAAGCTGCCACTGCATCTCCAGTGCAACCTATTATCACTGTTCAGCTAAGGGAACCTCTTACTGTCAAAACATATCTCCCGAGAGTTGTAGTAACCACTACAGTTGCTAGAAAGGCTGAGTTTGACACCAAAGGAGTCCCATGGGATTATAAAACAGAAGCCAAGGGCAAGATGATTGATGCCGCTGTGGCTCATAAAATGACTAGGTCGGGAAGGTGCTATGCTCCAGAGGATCTGAATCGAGGAGTTCTTGGGAAGGAACCGAATCCCAAAAAGAATGTTACCGATGTTGAAGTCATGGAATTTTGGAGGAAGATGTAGCCAAAAGACTATTCAGTCGAAGAGCAACTGAAGAAGACATCAGCTCATATATCCATAATGTCTTTACTAATGAGTTCTAAGGTACATAGGAATGCTTTGATGGAGGTGTTAAATGGGGTTTGCATTCCAAAAGAGACCACAAGTGAAACCTTAGCTGCAATAATTGGAAGAGTGGTGGAATCTAACAAAATTTCTTtccatgataatgagctaccaACAGAAGGGATTGGACACAACAAAGCACTTCATATCGCGATCAAATGTCTTGATAAGATTGTGACTCGAGTTTTGATTGATGGCGGTTCTGGATGTAATATTTGTCCTTTCACAACTCTGAGAGTTTTAGGTTTAAATATGGGAGATATAGAGGAAAGTCGTGTAAAGGTTAGAGCTTTTGATGGAGCACAGAGAAGCGTCATTGGAGAAATCTATCTCACATTGCAAGTGGGACCAGTAGAATTCCCTATCTTATTTCAAGTGATGGATGTGTCATCGAACTACAACCTGTTGCTGGGAAGACCATGGGTCCATATGGCAAAAGCagttccttcaactcttcatCAATGTGTAAAGTTTGAGTGGGGTCACGCAGAAGTTACTGTTCATGGGGAGCTCAATCACCCCATCTATTCTGTCAATTCTGTTCCAGTAACTGAGGAATTAGATGGAGCCACTTTTCACACTTTAGAAATCATGCAAGCTGTGAGGGTTGACGAGAAGTTAGAGTCAGTTGGTGTGAAATTATCGGGGGCAGCGAAGATGGTCACAGCAGAAATGTTGAAATACGGGTATCAGCCTAAGATAGGACTTGGACCCAGGGCCAATGGCATAGTTGAACCCATCCAGCTGAAGCATCAGAAAGGTACCACTGGACTCGGATATGGATCTACATCGGGACGAGTCCACAACAGGGGATCCATCAAGACAACGTTTGTACCAGAGCAAGTTCTGATTCTGGATCACGCATCTGACGATGACATAGTGGAAGGAATAGGAAATTTGTTCGTGGCCATGAttggagaagaggaagagatAGATCTCCGCAAATTGAGCATCCGTGATTCCAAGCCTGGAGAAAGCTTGCAGAATTGGACCATCAGTCCGTCCCTGTTTCAACAAGAGTCCTGGTAGTGTGGAACgtagttttgtatttttaaatttgaatgatCAAAGCTGAGGCTTGTATCATGCTTgatctttgtttttggttgctttttctaaaaaaaaagctAGAAtgcttttaaataaaagtctttgaTTTCTTTAAAACTGTCTTATTATTTtacctacttatttattttacttttctttttatacttttcagcatttgtattaaaaatccTAATTCAATGGTTATGACATGTAACGAATCCATAGAGCAAAGTGAAAATAATGAACCCGATCACGAAGAACATGATGAAAGCATGATGCTTGAAAACCTACCACTGGAGGTCGAGCAGTTCGAGAGCCAAGAAAAGCCTAATATGGATGAAACAGAGGTTGTCAACTTAGGAGATGAGGAAACTGTGAAGGAAACACGAATTAGCATACATTTGGAGgccgaaagaaagaaggagttAATAGAATTGCTTAGGCAACATATCGACATATTTGCTTGGTCTTATGACGATATGCCGGGGTTATGCACCGATATCGTCTCACACAGACTACCAATTGATCCCACCTTCCTACCTGTTAaacaaaagacaagaaagttcAAACTAGATTTGAGTCTAAGGATTAAAGAGGAGGTAACCAAGCAAATTGAGGCAAATGTTGTGAGGGTCACAAATTACCCCACTTGGCTGGCCAATATAGTACCAGTGCCAAAAAAGGATAGGAAGATCAGAATATGTGTAGACTATCGAGATCTCAACAGAGCTAGTCCTAAGGATGATTTCCCTCTCCCAAATATTCATATACTCATCAATAATTGTGCAAAACATGAATTGCAATCATTTGTCGATTGTTTTGCGGGATATCACCAGATACTAATGAATGAAGATGATGCAAAAAAGACAGCATTTATCACTCCATGGGGGGTGTATTGCTATAGagtaatgccatttggcctaAAAAATGTTGGTGCAACCTATATGAGGGCCATGACCAccctctttcatgatatgatccaCAAGGAGATTGAAGTATATGTGGACGATATCATTATCAAATCCAAAAGGAGTTTGGACCACCTATATGATTTACGAAAATTCTTTGAGAGGTTGCGAAAGtataatctaaaattaaatccAGCAAAGTATGCATTTGGAGTACCTGCAGGAAAACTGTTAGGGTTCATTATTAGCAGGAGAGGCATAGAGTTGGATCCTTCTAAGATCAAGGCAATTCAAGAATTACCTCCCCCGAAGACCAGGAAGGACGTGATGAGTTTCTTGGGAAGGCTTAACTACATCAGTCGATTCATAGCACAATCCACCGTAATTTGTGAACCTATTTTTAAATTACTAAAGAAGGATGCTGCCACAAAATGGACGGAGGAATGTCAAAGGGCTTTtgataaaatcaaagaatatttGTCCAACCCGCCAGTATTGGTCCCACCTGAGCCTGGGAGGCCGTTGCTATTATATTTATCTGTCATGGACAATGCATTTGGATGCGTATTGGGACAACATGATGAGACAGGTAGAAGAGAGCAAGCCATTTACTACTTGAGTAAGAAGTTCACACCGTATGAGGCAAGATATACCTTATTGGAACGAACATGTTGCGCTTTGACTTGGATCGCGCAAAAATTTAGGCATTACTTGTCTGCATACACCACGTACTTGATCTCAAGAATGGATCCACTAAAGTACATATTTCAGAAGCCAATGCCTACAGGTAAATTGGCAAAATGGCAAATTTTGTTGAGCGAGTTCGACATTGTGTACGTGACACAGAAGGCCATCAAAGGACAAGCCTTGGCTGACCACCTCGCAGAAAATCCAGTGGACCAAGATTATGAGCCGCTCAAAACTTACTTCCCTGGTGAGAAAGTATTGTTTGTAGGAGAAGACGTATCAGAACGATACGATGGTTGGAGGATGTTTTTCGATGGAGCATCAAATTCCAAAGGAGTTGGAATAGGAGCGGTTTTAATTTCAGAAAAGGGTCAATATTACCCAATTTCATCCAAGATTAGGTTTGATTGCACCAATAACATGGCAGAGTATGAAGCTTGTATTCTTGGACTTAGAATGGCCATAGACATGAACGTCAAAGAGCTTTTGGTCATAGGTGATTCTGATTTATTGGTTCATCAGGTGCTAGGAGAATGGGCTACTAAGAATGTGAAAATCCTTCCTTATTTGTATTGCATAAAGGAGTTGAGTAGGAAATTCACAAGTATTGAATTCAAACATGTCCCTCGAGCTCAAAATGAATTTGCCGATGCTTTGGC
This Solanum dulcamara chromosome 8, daSolDulc1.2, whole genome shotgun sequence DNA region includes the following protein-coding sequences:
- the LOC129900055 gene encoding uncharacterized protein LOC129900055; this encodes MPVGYKPPKFDIFDGKSDPHAHLRAYCDKLVGVGINEKLRMKLFIRSLSGEALTWYTRQDPHKWYNWQKMAEDFMNRFRFNTEITTDRFSLANIQKKPSEDFQEYARRWRTEAARVQPPLDESELSKYFIRAQEGIYFDKMMSMMGQKFAELVKMGDFIEEGIKSGSIGGIKKKKEDVSVVNYQHEGQSHQYPTNPQIVAYTLYTSYPVYNTRPHYNPPRAPTYQSPTRPHVPLQAPTHQNRPAYVPRPRPNLEARNTRTYTPIAEPYAQLFERLRIVGVLQPVEGKLPDPIPYNFDGNKRCAYHSGIQGHDTEDCYGLKNQVETLIRRGIIKCTPTPPNVNNNPLPNHENREVSMISLEEEYNLGETIVPVWNAEEAATASPVQPIITVQLREPLTVKTYLPRVVVTTTVARKAEFDTKGVPWDYKTEAKGKMIDAAVAHKMTRSGRCYAPEDLNRGVLGKEPNPKKNVTDVEVMEFWRKM
- the LOC129900056 gene encoding uncharacterized protein LOC129900056, which encodes MSLLMSSKVHRNALMEVLNGVCIPKETTSETLAAIIGRVVESNKISFHDNELPTEGIGHNKALHIAIKCLDKIVTRVLIDGGSGCNICPFTTLRVLGLNMGDIEESRVKVRAFDGAQRSVIGEIYLTLQVGPVEFPILFQVMDVSSNYNLLLGRPWVHMAKAVPSTLHQCVKFEWGHAEVTVHGELNHPIYSVNSVPVTEELDGATFHTLEIMQAVRVDEKLESVGVKLSGAAKMVTAEMLKYGYQPKIGLGPRANGIVEPIQLKHQKGTTGLGYGSTSGRVHNRGSIKTTFVPEQVLILDHASDDDIVEGIGNLFVAMIGEEEEIDLRKLSIRDSKPGESLQNWTISPSLFQQESCICIKNPNSMVMTCNESIEQSENNEPDHEEHDESMMLENLPLEVEQFESQEKPNMDETEVVNLGDEETVKETRISIHLEAERKKELIELLRQHIDIFAWSYDDMPGLCTDIVSHRLPIDPTFLPVKQKTRKFKLDLSLRIKEEVTKQIEANVVRVTNYPTWLANIVPVPKKDRKIRICVDYRDLNRASPKDDFPLPNIHILINNCAKHELQSFVDCFAGYHQILMNEDDAKKTAFITPWGVYCYRVMPFGLKNVGATYMRAMTTLFHDMIHKEIEVYVDDIIIKSKRSLDHLYDLRKFFERLRKYNLKLNPAKYAFGVPAGKLLGFIISRRGIELDPSKIKAIQELPPPKTRKDVMSFLGRLNYISRFIAQSTVICEPIFKLLKKDAATKWTEECQRAFDKIKEYLSNPPVLVPPEPGRPLLLYLSVMDNAFGCVLGQHDETGRREQAIYYLSKKFTPYEARYTLLERTCCALTWIAQKFRHYLSAYTTYLISRMDPLKYIFQKPMPTGKLAKWQILLSEFDIVYVTQKAIKGQALADHLAENPVDQDYEPLKTYFPGEKVLFVGEDVSERYDGWRMFFDGASNSKGVGIGAVLISEKGQYYPISSKIRFDCTNNMAEYEACILGLRMAIDMNVKELLVIGDSDLLVHQVLGEWATKNVKILPYLYCIKELSRKFTSIEFKHVPRAQNEFADALATISSMIQHPDKNYIDPI